The following are from one region of the Oncorhynchus nerka isolate Pitt River linkage group LG8, Oner_Uvic_2.0, whole genome shotgun sequence genome:
- the wu:fd46g04 gene encoding endonuclease domain-containing 1 protein: protein MGLRCEVFVLLLFPLFSQGEVTSFVKCSQFFLNHVPPTVLSDPTNNNRYQQICQCLLDNNNKQQYYYATLYDTNNKIPVYSAYELQHADIERKDYWYVEPQLDGGSHLCMSGLNQIPSNNRGDHQALNRDYKGSDYDKGHLYPVHHTSTHSSMLATSTLTNAAPQDPGFNRGQWRVHEEDLAELLNNACSKAYVVTGVVPGDTQIGDGVKVAKYYWSAYCCISKSHTTESAGYVGPDNNGRVQTLTVKDLETRLSGPGYYGSPFYVFQGRC from the exons ATGGGGCTCCGGTGTGAAGTTTTTGTTTTGCTGTTGTTTCCTCTGTTCTCCCAGGGGGAAGTGACCTCGTTCGTCAAATGCAGTCAGTTCTTTCTGAACCATGTTCCTCCTACGGTTCTCAGTGATCCTACAAACAATAATCGCTACCAGCAAATATGCCAGTGTCTCCTGGACAATAATAATAAACAGCAATATTACTATGCCACACTCTACGACACCAACAATAAGATTCCTGTGTATTCTGCCTATGAGCTTCAACATGCAGACATTGAACGAAAGGACTATTGGTATGTCGAACCTCAG CTCGATGGTGGTAGTCACCTCTGCATGAGTGGACTGAACCAAATCCCGTCCAACAATAGGGGTGATCACCAGGCCTTGAACCGAGACTACAAAGGATCTGACTACGACAAGGGCCACCTCTACCCCGTCCATCACACCTCCACCCATTCCTCCATGTTAGCCACCTCCACCCTGACCAACGCCGCACCCCAAGACCCAGGCTTCAACCGGGGCCAGTGGAGGGTACATGAAGAGGACCTCGCTGAATTACTGAATAACGCCTGCTCCAAAGCTTATGTGGTCACAGGTGTAGTGCCTGGTGACACCCAGATAGGTGATGGTGTAAAAGTGGCTAAGTACTACTGGAGCGCATACTGTTGTATTAGTAAGAGTCACACTACAGAGTCTGCAGGGTATGTTGGTCCTGATAACAATGGCAGAGTGCAAACGCTGACTGTGAAAGATCTGGAGACTAGACTCAGTGGTCCTGGATATTATGGTTCACCTTTCTATGTGTTCCAAGGTAGATGCTAA